In the genome of Ficedula albicollis isolate OC2 chromosome 4A, FicAlb1.5, whole genome shotgun sequence, the window GCTCCTGCTGGTGTCTCTGGGCACCttatcccagagcagagcccactGGAACTTTCCTCTGGTGGCCCCGGAGTGCCCACGGGAGCTGCCGAGGGAGGGTGCTTTGGCACGGCGGGGATGGTGCTTTCTTTCCCACGGCagttttctgtccctgtgtgctcctgcgCTGTCTGTGGGGCCGTCCCCACAGCCTGTCCCACCTGAGCCCTCAGCAGATGGACTGGAGAGATGAGAGCTCCTGGCGGGAGCTGTGAGGTGCAGGCAGGGCACTGAGCCTGTCACAGCTCCAAGGCCAGCAGCCTTGGGGAAGCGGAGGCACacttgtgcctcagtttccctacTGATACAGCAGAGctgtagtagtagtagtagttcCCCAGTGTGcccctggggagctgggctgctctgttcccaggggtgcctggtgctgctggccccctgcctcctcctcctgtctGCAGCACGTTGTTTGGCGCTGGCAGCAGCGGAGCCTGGGCACAAGGCTCAGGATTGTGCGGCACAAGGGCTctttctcccctcctttcccctccccaggcatCCCCgctgcagcttcccagagcagagggactgTGGCAGGGAGCCTGTCAGGCCCTGCTGCATCCCGGGACCTGCAGTCCTGGGGAATGGAGCTGTTCGCTGGCCCAGAGCGGGCACCTCTGTGCCATCTCCCAGGTGGccaaaaataaacccagaaaagGCAAGTTCGGCCCAGCAGCCTGCCGGGTGCACAGGGCTCTCCCTGTGGGTCCCAGCGAGGTTGGGAGCAGCGCTGGCCAGGATGGACGAGGCCCCCCCAGCTCTGCCGCGTCCAAGGCAAACAAGAGGGAGGGGTCCCAGCACTGCCCTAAAGCGCTGCTTTTGTTCCCTGTTTGCTCTTGGCATGGGGCAGCCACcggggtggcagtgccaggacaaTCCCCCATTGTCCTCGGTGCCACTGCGCACCCTTGCTCCCAGTGGGGAGGGGAGAACTGGCCGGGACCCCACGGCTTTCTTGCCCTCCTGGGGAGGAGATAAGCACTGTGGGATTTGTGGAGGGAGCGTGGGGTTGGCGCTTTTTTGGCATCCGAGGCAGAAATTCTACGCCCAAGATGGGATGTGCCCAGGCAGCCACTGGTGCCAGAGCCCCACGTCCTGGGGAAGGCGAGCAgcttccctgtgctcaggtgtcacacagccagggcagcagctcgTCCCAGCTTAGCTGGAGCCAAGTGCTGGTGGAGATGCCACCAGCCAAatgctgcaggacagcagctggctgggcaCCTGCAGACCCAGCCCACTGGGAAACTGAGCCAACACTCCTGCATGTTAGAGCCCTGACgtgcaggaggagcaggtgCCCATGGCCTCAGTGCTGAAAAGATCCAGCATTTTGGGCACTGCAAGCAGCACgctgctgtgtgtccctgctttccctgcccaCACGCAGGTCCTGGAGGACTAAACCTATTACACAAGTGTTGTCATTTGTGAACTAACACAGCTCCTTCCTACAAGCACATCTGCATATATAGAGGagtggctgcagcctgagctccctgcagggtGCCAGGCAAAGAACGAGTGCCCAGGGTGCCACCTGCAAGTCCAGAGTGCTCGGGGTGTGTGCTGGCTCCTACTCTGCTGCCCCAAGGAGGGCCACCTTGCTGGATCTTCCCTGGGTTTGTCTCTGTGGGGGTGCTGGGTTCTCCTCCATCTTCAGTggcaaaataaaactgcaggcagctggcGTGGCCgctgccccagccaggctgtggtggCAGTGGGGAGCCCATTAGCAGCTTGTTTGCAGGTCCCACTGGCATTATGCTCCATCACGCTCCATTTCCATCTGTTTGTCACGGGTGAGCATGGCTGGCTCTcctcagctcctcacagcccctgtgccccaCACTGCCACcatacctgggcacaccctTTGGTGGGCTGCTTGCAGAGCTCTGGGTTTGTCTCTACAGCACTGCAATGGGTCATTTCTGGGGTTTTCCTTCAACCtgtttccctcctcctgccaggcaCCTTTCTCCCACTGCGCTCGTGCTCCTGAGCTCCAGGCAATCCTTGTCCCGGCTGTCCTGTCCCACCTCACCTCTTTTTCTCCATAGGTTTACTCGAGTGCTGTGCCAGATGTCTCATTGGGGCACCCTTTGCTTCCTTGGTTGCCACTGGCCTGTGCTTCTTTGGGGTAGCACTGTTTTGTGGCTGTGGGCACGAAGCCCTCACAGGCACTGAGCAGCTCATTGAGACCTACTTCTCCAAAAACTACCAGGACTATGAATTTCTCATCGATGTGTAAGtaccctgctgcagagcacccCCCTCAAACCAGGGCCCCTCACAGCTTCATCctcctctgtgcctggctgggctggccagggcCAGGCTCTCACCCAGGCACCAGGGAGACCCCAAGCCCATGGCTCCATGGCAGGGTCCAAGTGAccacttgttttcatttcacacCAGTTTTTATCTGACCCTCGCTAGGTGTCCTGGCTAGAGCTGGTCCTCTGCACTGAGTAGGTATGGAGGATGTGGGGGAGTCAGTGGAAGCTTTGCTCATCACAGCTTTGCCCCAGCGTGCTCTTCTTGTGGCTTCACCCTCTGTTTTTGGGCAGTGTGGGGAGGGAAAGTGTCTGCCACgcacagggctgagctctccagcactgccccagcacctGAGCGCTCCTCCCACTCCTCTCCCCCACAGCATCCACGGTTTTCAGTACTTCATCTATGGCACAGCTGCCTTCTTCTTCCTCTatggagccctgctgctggccgAAGGCTTCTACACCACCGGCGCCGTCCGGCAAATCTTTGGGGACTACAGGACCACCATCTGCGGCAAGGGCCTGAGCGCAACGGTAACTGGGGGCCCGAAAGGGAGGGGAGCGCGAGGCCCCCAGCGAGCTCACTCGTGGCAGCGGGTGTGCCATTGTTTGGGAAAGTGGCTAGGACATCCTGACAAGGTGATCTTAACCGGGGTTTGGCACCCCTTCGCGCGCCCCAGCGGGTTCACCACGCTCCGTGCGGCCAAAGGGCAGGAGACTGCGGCCGGCCGGCTTTGGGGATATCCCAAAGggaagcacagccctgctgtcctccCCCAGGCCTGCTGTGTTTCTTGGGGACCAAAGCAGCCCAGATGGCTACTTTTAGTAGAACTGCTTCGTGTTTGAACGTAGGCAGGGAGAATCCGAGCATCCCTGCAGCgctggcagctctgagctctgtggcACCTGGTGCCCTGGGTTCACCCTCTCCACTGTGCTTGGGACCCACGACAAAGTCCTGGCAAAGGGATCCTGCGgcctgggggagcagaggggcacGGCTGTGGTTTCCTCGGGGGCTGGTTGGGGTGGCACCatggagggagggcaggagagccACATTGGCACACCAAGGCAgcttttgcagctgcagaggcCAAACCCTGCTTGGCCATGGCCACAGTTACCCCCACTCCCCCCAAAAAGTGGcagccatcctgctgctgcaggtcacCCCCATGCACACGCAGCCGGGTGTGAATCTGGGGCTGGCACCGCTcctgtgggctgcaggagcccccagcttgggctgctgtgctgtgctgcctgcctgctggctctggcaggtGGTGCagtccctcccctcctgccccccgCCCTCCCCTGCCTGGGGAACCTCGcgctcccctgtccctgtccttggccACCTGGTGACCACGGCTCTGCCCGGGTTTGTCCTGCCCCTTGCAGTTTGTGGGCATTACCTACGTCCTGACCATCATCTGGCTCCTGGTGTTCGCCTGCTCCGCGGTGCCTGTCTACATCTATTTTAACACCTGGACCACCTGCCAGTCCATTGCCAACCCCACCAAGACCTCGGCCAGCATTGGCACCCTGTGTGCGGATGCCAGGATGTACGGTGAGTGCCAGGGCTcggggcagaggagaggggatggagggcaggccCCAGGCACTTTGGGTGGGATAGAGCAGGATAAGTGCTGAAGGGCCCCGAAATGCTGGGGGGAGTGTGACAGGTGGCTGCAGGAAGCTGAGCAAGGAAGTCAGCTGTCAGCCATGCCCCGCTCACCTGGCTCCCACATCTCCACAGGTGTCCTGCCCTGGAATGCTTTCCCTGGCAAGGTGTGTGGCTCCAACCTGCTCTCCATCTGCAAGACCAGCGAGGTGAGTAGCTCGTGCCACCTCATGTGTGCTGCCCTCAGTGGGACACCTTGGCTCTGGCCTCCCAGGCAGCACGTGGGACCCCGTGAGTTCACCCTCCTCTTCTCTTGCAGTTCCAGATGACTTTCCACCTCTTCATCGCAGCCTTCGTGGGGGCAGCTGCCACGCTGGTCTCACTGGTGAGTCAGtgctccccctgcccagccGTTCTTCTCCGCCTGGCAAAGATGTGGGGGAAAAGGACAGCGAAGGTGGTGGGCATGGATGGGACAGAGCCTGTGCTCGTGTCGTTTTCTGGCACGTAAGTGCAGATGGTGAATCCAGGCCATAAggcagaggtggctgcaggaggggatCAGGAGAGGCTTTAGGAGATCACCAGGGAGAGGTCCTGCACTGAGTCCCCTGCCCTTCCCCGGCTCTCCTCTTGCTTTACACGGCACTGTGGTGTCCCAGCGGtgcagtggggctgcagggctctgcaggcactgctctgctgggggctggggctggggctgccccccGCTCACTCTCTTCCCACCCACAGCTCACCTTCATCATCGCCGCCACCTACAACTTCGCAGTCCTCAAGCTGATGGGCCGAGGCACCAAGTTCTAGCCGGCGTGGTGGAGCCCAGCCAGACCAAACGCCCTTCTTTTGTCTAACCCGAGGCTTTAACACTGCAGCCACCTGACACCAGGTCTCCTGCGTTAACTCTGCCTGCGCTGATGactcccctcctcttcctccctcgCATCCATTGTGCTGAGCGTGACCAGGAAGGAGAGCTTCACACCGATGGACGCCTCTTCATGCACTTTTCTCTCGTTGCTCATCTGTAAACGGTTCGCTCTAGAGCCAAGCCCATCCACACcagccagagaagaggagggaCTTATTCCAGTGTCCTGCTCTGttgggggctggggctggggctgccccccGCTCACTCTCTTCCCACCCACAGCTCACCTTCATCATCGCCGCCACCTACAACTTCGCAGTCCTCAAGCTGATGGGCCGAGGCACCAAGTTCTAGCCGGCGTGGTGGAGCCCAGCCAGACCAAACGCCCTTCTTTTGTCTAACCCGAGGCTTTAACACTGCAGCCACCTGACACCAGGTCTCCTGCGTTAACTCTGCCTGCGCTGATGactcccctcctcttcctccctcgCATCCATTGTGCTGAGCGTGACCAGGAAGGAGAGCTTCACACCGATGGACGCCTCTTCATGCACTTTTCTCTCGTTGCTCATCTGTAAACGGTTCGCTCTAGAGCCAAGCCCATCCACACcagccagagaagaggagggaCTTATTCCAGTGTCCCAATGTTGCCTAGGGATGAGCAAAGGCCTTCAAGCTCCTGGGAGGAAGAAATCCATGTAGGTTGCTCCATGAGTAGCAAGAGGCTACCTagagagaaaaggaagttgGCCCAGTCCTGGTACCAATGCTAAAGACTCTCCTGGAGCTGTCTGCTGTCACCACCCATGGATGGAGAAtaagagaaggattttttttcccttagcaGAGAAAGATGAATTTAACCTAAATCGCCTGCTGCAGCCACGGCAAAGGGAGTTCAGGGCAAGGATCTTCCCAATGTGGAGAAGAGAGTGCTGACCCCAATGCTGATAAAGCCCTAACCCAGCTGCCCCTATTAAAGCCTAAAGGAGTTTGGTGTCTCTGTAGACAAGGGGGACTCTTGGCTTTAccctccaggcagcagagaggcagcaaaaAGGTTTGACTGAGGAGGGGACACCTCTGCACCGAGCCCTGGGAGTGTAAAGCCAGAGGCATCCCCCCGTAGGCAGGGGATGGCCGTGGGACCGCGTGCCTTGCCTGCCTGCCAGTGCCCTTCACAATGGTGCTCTTCTCTGGGGGACGTCTGCTTCTCTAACCCGCGCTGCGCCGGCAGCTCGGCTCGCTTCTCCCCCTTGTCCAATGTATCCGCCCCTCcttctgtccccctgtcccctcactTCCTTTCCTGCAAGTCAGGACAGCTGTCCTGTGCCTGCCAGGGTGGGAGGTTCTGGCAGCATCTCGCTTCCAGGTGGAACCCATGAAGGAAttgaggagggaaggaaaggtgGCGGTTTGGGGGTCACAGGTGCAAACACAGCCAGTCCCTGCAATCCAGATCCTTTCTGGTGCCAGTCTTTTCCCATGGAGCGGGGTAGAGGGGCAAAGAGTTAGGTGGAGACCTCTCCTCCATGACTGTTCTCCAGCTGGAGGAAAGCTCCCTGGCTGGGTATCGTGGGACCAGCCAGACCTGCAGAAGTGCTGTTTCCAGTCCTCCCTGACAACGGGTGATTTGTtttgctctccctgcctctctcctTAATGCTAatctttgtgtttatttattggAGAAACTACTTTCAGTGGCAGACTGTAGCTCCATCTTGCatggatttcctttttttttttttttccatgtctgtattattgttatatatatttttaagtgctGGTTTCAGCAGGGGCAAGGATAAGGAGGCAGATCTGCTGAGCAGTGCATTTGAAGGATCCTTGCTGCCAGGAATGCTGAAATAGGTTGGCCAGGCTACCAACGCACACgggatggggaggggggagatGCCAGGAGGGGTGGCAGGGTGGGGAGAAACCAGTCAAGATCTGGAAATTCACATCAGTGCTATCTCTCTTGGGggtttgctggggtttttttcatatccatttaacaaaaaataaccaggtcctccttcccacccttgtccccagagcccacacacgcacacacacatacacacacacacgcacgcaAAAAGAGTTAATCAGCTGAAAGTGTTTCCTTCATTTCTGATCTAGAATTTCAACTTGTTAACCAGCAATAAAAAGGAGCAAGTTTTTAAAGACTTATCTT includes:
- the PLP1 gene encoding myelin proteolipid protein isoform X1, which encodes MGLLECCARCLIGAPFASLVATGLCFFGVALFCGCGHEALTGTEQLIETYFSKNYQDYEFLIDVIHGFQYFIYGTAAFFFLYGALLLAEGFYTTGAVRQIFGDYRTTICGKGLSATVTGGPKGRGARGPQRAHSWQRVCHCLGKWLGHPDKFVGITYVLTIIWLLVFACSAVPVYIYFNTWTTCQSIANPTKTSASIGTLCADARMYGVLPWNAFPGKVCGSNLLSICKTSEFQMTFHLFIAAFVGAAATLVSLLTFIIAATYNFAVLKLMGRGTKF
- the PLP1 gene encoding myelin proteolipid protein isoform X2, which translates into the protein MGLLECCARCLIGAPFASLVATGLCFFGVALFCGCGHEALTGTEQLIETYFSKNYQDYEFLIDVIHGFQYFIYGTAAFFFLYGALLLAEGFYTTGAVRQIFGDYRTTICGKGLSATFVGITYVLTIIWLLVFACSAVPVYIYFNTWTTCQSIANPTKTSASIGTLCADARMYGVLPWNAFPGKVCGSNLLSICKTSEFQMTFHLFIAAFVGAAATLVSLLTFIIAATYNFAVLKLMGRGTKF